Genomic segment of Octadecabacter arcticus 238:
AGCTTTTCCCTACAAGCAAAAAGAGAAATGCGTGATTTCAGGGCGGGGCTGGGTGATGAGAATGCAACCGGGGTTTTCACCGGTGCGGAGATATTGATTTCAAACGATCTTAATTTGACCGGTCTTGAGGTCATCGGTACTGAGGAAAGCTACTCTGTCGGTAATGGTTGTGATAATTTCGATCTACTTGAAATGCTATTCACCATCCCCCGCAAGCAAATTCATTCACACCACCACCGCGTCATCTCACTCTCGCTGCTGGTTCATTTCGCCCTCAAACTGCTTGAACAAGGGGCCGTACTGCCAGAGATTTTGAGTGTTCCCAAAGGCCATCGCATACGTTGGGTGCCAGCGCTTATCAGCCCACAGGTGGCGCTGATTTTTGATTGTATATGCGCTTTGTCACCCGATGATTTGGTGACAAAGCCAAATTTTGACAAAGTGGAGCAGGTCAAAACCGTGCTTTCTGAAATATTGAGCAACTATGTAAAGAAGTTTGCGCTCTCACTTTCAGGCGTTCCCAGCGATGAGATAACCACAGTGTTCTTTGATGGCCATGTGATGACAAAACCGCAAAAATTCGAGCAACAAGAAGTAGCAGAAAATATCGCCTTGTGGTTATCGAGCTTTCATATTGCAGGCAAAAACTATGTGCCAAGGCTTATCCCTTTTAGTCCGGTTGCCCCACATGTTGACGCGGCGCAGAATCTTGCCCTTGTGGCTTTAGAGGCGGATCGGATCAGTTTGTAACGTCTGGTGGGTTTATAGGGCGTGGCTTTTGCCGTGAACGAGGCCCTTCAGGCGCGCTGTTCAACAAAATCACGATATGTCGCTGGCCCGAGACCAACACCGATCCCCAGCAGCGTGTCGAAGGCGCTTCGCATGTGTCGCCGTCGGTTCCAGCGGAACACGAATTCGTCGAGATAGCGTTGTAGATGGCACTTTCTGAGGCCGTGGAAGACGCCTTTTGCCCACGTTTTTAGGTTGGAGAACACGCGGTGGACCCAGTGGAGTATGTCGTGTGCCTTCTTGCCGCTGACGACCTTTGCCTCATGCGTGTTTGCAGGAGGATTTTCGTAACCGAGCCAGCCATCCGTGATGATGTGAGCGCCAGGCTCTACAGCCTGACCAATGAACCCGTGCAGCGTCTTTGACGCGCCGTCGGGAATGTGTTTCATCCTGATACGGCGCGGATGTCCGTCACTTGATAACTCGACGGCACAGACGACAAACATCTTTCCGACGGGGCTGCGCCCACCCTTTGGCCGGTTCTCGGGATCATGCCGGGACCGGAACGGCATCTCTGTTTCATCGATTTCGACAAGGTCTTTCAGGGGGTTGCGGTCAGGGTTGACCATCGACCGCCGCAGCTTTTGCAAGAGGAGGTCGCCGAGAAGCGCCATCGGTCCGAGCGACGATGGCGACCCGTCTTGTAGCTGCCAAGGCCAAGTTGCGCCTGAAGTTGCAGCGCTGACATGCCGTTGGAATGGCTGGTGATGATGTGCGCGGCAAGAAACCAAATTCGCAACGGCAAATGGCTGCTGTGCATTACCGTGCCAGCCGTCACGGATGTCTGCCGTGCGCAACCGGCACATTCCCAAGTCGCGCGATTTCGCTTTAACGGCCAGCCCTTGCAGGTGCCACAGGAAGGACAGACGAAGCCCTCAGGCCAACGATGTTCCACCAGATAATGCGAACACGCTTCCTCATCAGAAAACCTGGCGTCGAACGCGGGGCGGGACATGGGTTTGTCGTTTTTCCATCTGGCTGGCATGGGAAGAACAATACCAGAACATTCTAGATTGGCAAGCCGCTTCGCACTACATCAGGTGCCGCCGGAGCAAAGGGGATAAGCCTTCTATGTGCCTTTGGTCAAGGTCGATGAAATCGAAAGCGGTTTTTCCATGGAGATTATGGTCGAAAACCGTGCGGAAGACCTCAAAGCACCGGTACGGTTAAAAAATGTCCTCACCCTAAAAAAGTACGCCGCCGCCAAATATGACATACTAAAAGATGTCACTTTGCTGGCCGACTATTTCCCCGAAATCTCCGATTTTCTCGCTTCCGGCGGTGAGAAAAACCCCAAATTTACACCTGCAGGTTTTGAAGAGGTGTTGTTTCGCCATCTACCAACCTTAAAACTGCTCAATATTCCCATCCTGCTACCCAAAGGGCTCAACTATCTGGTTCGTCCGCATATGAGCGCCAGAGTGAGCAAATCAGCCAGTGAGAGCACAAAAACCTATCTGTCACTTGACGATATGCTGTCGTTTCAATGGCACATAGCACTGGGCGATAAGATGATGTCACGAGAGGAATTTGAAAAACTGGTGCACGGGCTATCGGGTATCGTCAAAATCAAGGACCAGTACGTCTATATCGACCAGAGGGAGATCGCCAAAATCCTCAAAAATCTTGAGAGCGAGCCGAGCCTTTCTTCAAACGAAGCGTTCAAGGCGGTGCTGTCCGGGGAATACAAAGGCAAGACACTGGAGCTTGATGATGAGATCAAGGCAATGATCAAGCAGATGATGAATGCTGACATGCTGCCCGTGCCCGATGGCTTGCAGGCCACCTTGCGCGACTATCAACATCGCGGCTTTGAATGGCTGTCGCGTAATGCCCGGCTTGGTTTTGGCTCGCTGATCGCCGACGACATGGGACTTGGCAAGACCATCCAGATCATCGCGCTGTTGTTGCAGATGCTTGAAGAAGGCCGCCTAGACAAAATACCTGCGCTGGTTGTTGTGCCGACCGCATTGCTTACCAACTGGCGGCGTGAGGTCGATAAATTTGCTCCCAACTTGCAAGTTCACACCTATCACGGTATGGACCGCAAGTTTGAACTCAAGGGCGTGCATGTTTTTTTAACCACCTATGGTCTCTTGCGACGCGACAGCGAGAAATTTGCCAAATTCAAATGGGCAGCGGCGATAATCGACGAGGCGCAGGCGATAAAAAACCACGGCACCGCCCAGACCAAGGCGGTGAAGGAGATCAATTCCAACCTTCGCATCGCCATGACCGGCACCCCGGTCGAAAACAGACTGACCGAATATTGGAGCATTTTCGATTTTTTGAATAAGGGCTACCTGAAAGGTGTTAAGGCGTTCAAAGATGAGTTCGCCATGCCTATTGAGGTCGACCGCAACCAGCAGCAATTGGCATTGTTTCGCAAGATTACTGCCCCCTTTATTCTGCGGCGCATGAAAACCGACAAGTCTATCATCCAGGATCTGCCTGACAAAATCGAGATCGACCAATATTGCCAGCTTGAGCGGGAGCAGGCAGCACTTTACCAGACCACCATGAACCAGATCATGGAAAAGATCGAAGAGGCTGATAATATAGAGCGCCGTGGGCTAGTATTGAAATTGATCACGGCTCTAAAGCAAATCTGCAATCACCCCTCGCATTTCCTCAAGCACAAGACATTGGATGCTGAAAAATCCGGCAAAACGGCGATGCTTATGGAGCTGATTGACAATATAGCCGCCAATGAAGAAAAGCTACTGATTTTTACCCAATACACCCAGATGGGAAATTTGCTTCAAAAACTGATAACGGAGAAATTTGGACTTGAGCCCTTGTTTTTGCATGGTGGGTTGACGCGACAAAGCCGCGATGAGATCGTCGATGACTTCCAGACCAAACCTTATGTAAAAACCTTGATATTGTCACTCAAAGCAGGCGGCACTGGGCTCAATTTGACGGCGGCGCAAAATGTCGTGCATTTTGATCTGTGGTGGAACCCGGCTGTCGAGGCGCAGGCCACTGACCGCGCTTACCGCATTGGTCAGACCAGCAATGTCATGGTCCACCGCCTGATCACCCGAGGTACATTTGAGGAGAAAATCAACACTATGCTCAAAGACAAGCGTGAATTGGCCGACATGGCAATATCAAAGGGCGAAAAATGGATCGGCGAGTACACCAACAAAGACTTGCGCGAAATTTTTTCTTTAGAGTGAAATATGTGGATTACTGCATAAATTGGCTTGATATCTGAAAGTCAGCAATATGATATTGCCGCTTTAGATCAAAAATCTCCGTGCATTTTGCCCGTCGCCATCCCAATAATGGCCAGCCTGCGTGAGGCAGCAACGGGCTCGAATCTGGCTTGCGAAAATGCAGAGAATTACCCCGTTTCGAGGTCGGCTTCCAACGTCACGGACCGGCTGTCTCGCACTTGCAGCGAATGTCAGCAATCCGCCCTTGGTGTCGAATGACACAAACGGCCCATAGCTACTGGCGCAGGTGGAACAAACGCGTATTGACGCAATTATCGTTTCTCACCGCTACAGCGCAATAAATCGTGCATATGCTTCATCGCCAAGTAAGGTTTTTAACTGGCGATTTTCCACGTTTTACTTTCCACAAACGGGATTAAAGCCACCGGCTTCCAGCCGGTCCGCTTTAGCGTAATGTACTATAATCTTCCCTCTCATTTTTAAGACCCCGCAAAGCAGTAAGGGTCTTAAAAATGAGAGGGAAGATTATGATCTATTCCACAGGAAGCCATACCAAATTTTATCACCGATTTCACGTCGTCTGGACAACAAAATACCGATACAAAGTTATGCGCGGTGAGATGCGTGAGCGTATCCGTGAAATCATTATCCAAACATGCCAAGAACTTGGCGTGCATATTGAGAAGGGCGTATTGTCGACCGATCACGTCCACATGTTCATATCGGTCCCGCCTCAGATAGCATTGTCAAAGGTGATGATGCGGATCAAGGGACGCTCGTCTTATAAGATACAGCGCGAGTTTCCCGAACTGCGCAAACGGTACTGGGGCCAGCGGTTTTGGGCTCGCGGATTTTTCTCAACAACCAGCGGCAATGTCACTGACGCTGTCATACTTCAGTATCTTGAATTACATTCAAAAAGGGAACCTACCGGCGTCAGCCGGTAGTCGTTCAGTTTCCACAAACGGGATTAAAGCCACCGGCTTCCAGCCGGTCCGCTTTAGCGTAATTTACTTTCCACAAACGGGATTAAAGCCACCGGCTTCCAGCCGGTCCGCTTTAGCGTAATGTACTATAATCTTCCCTCTCATTTTTAAGACCCCGCGAAGCAGTAAGGGTCTTAAAAATGAGAGGGAAGATTATGATCTATTCCACAGGAAGCCATACCAAATTTTATCACCGGTTTCACGTCGTCTGGACAACAAAATACCGATACAAAGTTATGCGCGGTGAGATGCGTGAGCGTATCCGTGAAATCATTATCCAAACATGCCAAGAACTTGGCGTGCATATTGAGAAGGGCGTATTGTCGACCGATCACGTCCACATCTTAGGCTCAAGTTTCAAATGCAACACTCAGAGCCCTTTGGGCATAGGATGTTGTGATGGACATACGAAGCAAGCACCTCAGCAGCGAGGACCGTGGCGTGATATTAGCCGAGCATAATAGGGGCAGCAGTCAGCGGTTGATCGGCCAGCTTTTGCATCGCCCGGCGAGCACGATCTGCCGTGAGCTGGCGCGAGGTCGGCAGGAAGACGGCAGCTATTGCCCGCAAGCGGCGCGGCAGGCCTATGATGCCCGGCGTGCGCGCTGCCGCCGCGAGCGCAAGCTTGTGGAGGGGAGCGATCTTTATCGTTTCGTTCATGGCAAGCTCGTACATCTGCACTGGTCGCCTGAGCAGATTGCGCAGAGACTGCGTCTCATGAAGCCTGATGATCCATCCGCCCATGTGAGCCATGAGACCATCTATGCCGCGATTTACGCGCAGCCACGTGGTGGGCTGAAGGCGGCGATGATCGAGGCGTTGCGTCAAGCGAAGCCTAAGCGTGGGCTCAAGCGCAGGACAGCGGCGGGCAGTGCTATGGTCCCGGAATCATTGCGCATTATCAACCGCCCTGAAGAGATCGAAGCGCGACTGGTACCAGGCCATTGGGAGGGCGACCTCATCAAGGGCGCATTCAATCGCTCGTCAGTGGGGACCTTGGTCGAGCGCAAGACACGCTTTGTCATTCTTTGCAAAATGGACGGCAATGGGGCCGAGGCCGCGCTCGACAGCTTCACCCGCCAGATGAGACGACTACCCGCTGCTTTGCGCAAGAGCATGACCTACGACCGCGGCTCCGAAATGGCCTGCCACCCCGAACTCGCCAGACGGTTGAAGATCGATATCTGGTTCTGCGATCCGCATGCGCCTTGGCAGCGTGGCAGCAACGAGAACACCAACGGACTGCTGCGTCAGTACATGCCCAAAGGAACTGACCTGAACGGTGCAAGCCAAACATGGCTCAACGACGTTGCAAACCTGATGAACAACCGTCCGAGAAAAACTCTCGGTTGGAGAACACCCGCTGAAGCCATGGCCGACGAAATCGCGGCCTTCAAATCAACCGTTGCACTTGATGTTTGAATCCAAGCATGTTCATATCGGTCCCGCCTCAGATAGCATTGTCAAAGGTGATGATGCGGATCAAGGGACGCTCGTCTTATAAGATACAGCGCGAGTTTCCCGAACTGCGCAAACGGTACTGGGGCCAGCGGTTTTGGGCTCGCGGATTTTTCTCAACAACTAGCGGCAATGTCACTGACGCTGTCATACTTCAGTATCTTGAATTACATTCAAAAAGGGAACCTACCGGCGTCAGCCGGTAGTCGTTCAGTATAATCTTCCCTCTCATTTTTAAGACCCCGCGAAGCGGTAAGGGTCTTAAAAATGAGAGGGAAGATTATGATCTATTCCACAGGAAGCCATACCAAATTTTATCACCGATTTCACGTCGTCTGGACAACAAAATACCGATACAAAGTTATGCGCGGTGAAATGCGTGAGCGTATCTGTGAAATAATTATCCAATTATGCCAAGAACTTGGCGTGCATATTGAGACGGGCGTATTGTCGACCGATCACGTCCACATGTTCATATCGGTCCCGCCTCAGATAGCTTTGTCAAAGGTGATGATGCGGATCAAGGGACGCTCGTCTTATAAGATACAGCGCGAGTTTCCCGAACTGCGCAAACGGTACTGGGGCCAGCGGTTTTGGGCTCGCGGATTTTTCTCAACAACTAGCGGCAATGTCACTGACGCTGTCATACTTCAGTATCTTGAATTACATTCAAAAAGGGAACCTACCGGCGTCAGCCGGTAGTCGTTCAGTTACGTCTAAGCCTGTCTAACGCACTGTTCAGTTTTAAAATGCGCTTTTCATCAGCTGTCATGCGGCTTGCCATCAATTACTCCGAGTTTTTAATACTGT
This window contains:
- a CDS encoding SWIM zinc finger family protein translates to MMANIKFGNTWWGSMWLDALIDTDYSNRLPRGKRYARNGSVKSVKISGVTVSADVQGSRSRPYKVRISLPKFTMKDKKAIVDAVIDNPLILSQLLARRLSPALYEVFEDKNIPLFPDKWDDISANCSCPDWASCCKHIAAVIYLIANEVDKNPFLLFELHDFGIFTELAQRGFSIEEHSSVTIASSKQLMLKRIPPKTQPLSRKKRDELLDNVDFSTIPLVRDELLLLLGDQPLFYPYKPFKPILEKALRSFSLQAKREMRDFRAGLGDENATGVFTGAEILISNDLNLTGLEVIGTEESYSVGNGCDNFDLLEMLFTIPRKQIHSHHHRVISLSLLVHFALKLLEQGAVLPEILSVPKGHRIRWVPALISPQVALIFDCICALSPDDLVTKPNFDKVEQVKTVLSEILSNYVKKFALSLSGVPSDEITTVFFDGHVMTKPQKFEQQEVAENIALWLSSFHIAGKNYVPRLIPFSPVAPHVDAAQNLALVALEADRISL
- a CDS encoding DEAD/DEAH box helicase, which gives rise to MVKVDEIESGFSMEIMVENRAEDLKAPVRLKNVLTLKKYAAAKYDILKDVTLLADYFPEISDFLASGGEKNPKFTPAGFEEVLFRHLPTLKLLNIPILLPKGLNYLVRPHMSARVSKSASESTKTYLSLDDMLSFQWHIALGDKMMSREEFEKLVHGLSGIVKIKDQYVYIDQREIAKILKNLESEPSLSSNEAFKAVLSGEYKGKTLELDDEIKAMIKQMMNADMLPVPDGLQATLRDYQHRGFEWLSRNARLGFGSLIADDMGLGKTIQIIALLLQMLEEGRLDKIPALVVVPTALLTNWRREVDKFAPNLQVHTYHGMDRKFELKGVHVFLTTYGLLRRDSEKFAKFKWAAAIIDEAQAIKNHGTAQTKAVKEINSNLRIAMTGTPVENRLTEYWSIFDFLNKGYLKGVKAFKDEFAMPIEVDRNQQQLALFRKITAPFILRRMKTDKSIIQDLPDKIEIDQYCQLEREQAALYQTTMNQIMEKIEEADNIERRGLVLKLITALKQICNHPSHFLKHKTLDAEKSGKTAMLMELIDNIAANEEKLLIFTQYTQMGNLLQKLITEKFGLEPLFLHGGLTRQSRDEIVDDFQTKPYVKTLILSLKAGGTGLNLTAAQNVVHFDLWWNPAVEAQATDRAYRIGQTSNVMVHRLITRGTFEEKINTMLKDKRELADMAISKGEKWIGEYTNKDLREIFSLE
- the tnpA gene encoding IS200/IS605 family transposase, translated to MIYSTGSHTKFYHRFHVVWTTKYRYKVMRGEMRERIREIIIQTCQELGVHIEKGVLSTDHVHMFISVPPQIALSKVMMRIKGRSSYKIQREFPELRKRYWGQRFWARGFFSTTSGNVTDAVILQYLELHSKREPTGVSR
- a CDS encoding IS30 family transposase, with amino-acid sequence MDIRSKHLSSEDRGVILAEHNRGSSQRLIGQLLHRPASTICRELARGRQEDGSYCPQAARQAYDARRARCRRERKLVEGSDLYRFVHGKLVHLHWSPEQIAQRLRLMKPDDPSAHVSHETIYAAIYAQPRGGLKAAMIEALRQAKPKRGLKRRTAAGSAMVPESLRIINRPEEIEARLVPGHWEGDLIKGAFNRSSVGTLVERKTRFVILCKMDGNGAEAALDSFTRQMRRLPAALRKSMTYDRGSEMACHPELARRLKIDIWFCDPHAPWQRGSNENTNGLLRQYMPKGTDLNGASQTWLNDVANLMNNRPRKTLGWRTPAEAMADEIAAFKSTVALDV
- the tnpA gene encoding IS200/IS605 family transposase; translation: MIYSTGSHTKFYHRFHVVWTTKYRYKVMRGEMRERICEIIIQLCQELGVHIETGVLSTDHVHMFISVPPQIALSKVMMRIKGRSSYKIQREFPELRKRYWGQRFWARGFFSTTSGNVTDAVILQYLELHSKREPTGVSR